Within the Novosphingobium pentaromativorans US6-1 genome, the region ACTGCATATGGAGCTCCATCTGGAGGGGTGAACCCAGCGTTCTTTCGTTCGCTGTGTGTTCCACATGCATATAGGAAATGGATGTAGGAAAGTCGGATTACCTTTCGCGCCGATGCGGCGGACTGATATGGACGCATCGAATGGACGGTGTCGGCGATAATGCACAGAAACAGCGGATTATCTGGTGATGTGCGTCGATGAATCCCGACAGGAGCGCCGACGATTGTCGGCGACTCGGGGCTAGGGGATGATTCGCCTAGAAACGATATGTTCCGCTAATGTTCTTTTTGTTTTCCTACATGCGGTGCGCGCGATATGGCTACGACTCAGTTGTTCATCGTCGGAGTTTCTTCCATGCACCAGCCCGCGTCATTCCGAGGCAAAGCGAATGCCAGCCTCGCGCACATTCTGGCCCACGCCATCGAGTCGTCTGACAAACCCAAGCACCAGATCGCTCGAGAAGTAGGCATCCATCGCGAGACCCTGCTTCGCGTCATGCGCGGCGACCGGCCGATCGGTCTAGATGAAGCTGCCCTCGTACTCGACGTGTGCGGCGCCTTTCCACGTGCGAGCATGATCCTGGCTCTTGCTGGTCAGGAAGATCTGGCCTGCGAATGGATGCGCAGCGAGATGGGGGAGTTCCTTGAAGACTTCTTCACCGCCTTGCCTGGTCAGCTCGAGCGGACGCTTGGTCGACGGGTCGAAGATCTGAGGCCGCGGTGGGCTAACGGCACCTCGCAACTCGTAGCGCGCATGCTCGCCAAGCATATCGACGATTTTGCCAATCGTGACATCGCGATGGCGCTGCCGCGCTAAGGCTATTCACCTCGGAGGGGACCGAGCCAATCTACCCGACAGGACAGACCATGAATGCGAAACCCCAGATCACCGATGGCGCTTCGACCGATGACGAGGCGCTGCGGCAAGTCCTTCCGCCGGCGCGGCTGTTGCGTCTACCCGAAGTCATGGACCGGGTCGGCTTGCGGCGTTCAGCCATCTACCTGCGGATGAGCGAGGGCCGCTTTCCTAAGTCGCGGTCGCTTGGTCCCAAATGCGCAGTATGGGTCGAGGCAGAAATCAACGACTGGATCCAGTCGATCGCTCTGAATTCGTCGCGCGCCGATCCATGATCTATGCCACGGAAAATCCTCGCGCTAAGCTGCGCGCATGGTTCATCGTTACCCGGCGGGCAATCCACTTCATCCAGAGGCCTTGAAAGAGAAGCAGCGATCGCTTCGCGCAGGTTTTCCAACGCCTCTGACCCTGCGTGTTCACCGCGCCCTGTCCTGGCTTCGCCGCGCTGTAGCGGAGGACGAGGACCAGGACGTTCGCTTCATTCTCCTCTGGATCGGGTTCAATGCTGCCTATGCTGGCGACGTCGAAGCCTCGGCCAGCAGCTCAGCCCCTGAAGGCGAGCGCGGCCTGTTCCAGACGTTCTTCTCGACACTGGTGAAGTTTGACGGGCGCCACCGGGTCTATGACGCGGTATGGCAGCGTTTCAGCCAGGAGATTCGCCTCCTGCTCGATAACCGCTATGTCTATCACCCCTTCTGGCAGCATCAGAATGGTGTGCCCGGATACGATGATTGGGAGCAGAAGCTCGAGCGTAGCCGGACCGCCATCAATTATGCCTTGCGTGAGCACGACACGGTCCGGATTCTCTCGATCCTGTTCGATCGGCTTTACGTTCTGCGTAATCAGCTCGTGCATGGCGGCGCAACCTGGAACAGCGATGTCAATCGCGACCAGGTGAGGGACGGGGCGTCGCTGCTGGGTTGCCTGCTGCCGATCTTTGTTGATCTGATGATGGACAATCCGCAGCACGAATGGCCGATGCCGAACTATCCCGTCGTGGAATGATCAGAGCTGGCAGTCAGGCAGAGGCCGGGTCTGAGCGAAATCTGAAACTCGGCTAGCTCGCTCACGACATCTTCGCTCATCCCTGAGAAGAGTTCGATCAGCTCGTCCTGCCGCGGTTGCCCGAATGCCAGTCGATAGCTCGCCAGCGACTTCTTCAGGTTATCCCCTACACAGCACCTGCACAGCTATGGAATTCAGCGCGCGTTCGTTCCAAACCTGCACGGTATCTGCACAGTGGAGCGTGGCTATGGCATTCATCATCGACAAGGAGGTTCTGGAAACCGGCCTGATCATTTTCAGGCGCGGCGATGTCGAACACCGCAATTTTTATTGCCGCATCAAGCTCCCCAAAGAGGATCGCTACAAGACGATTTCACTCCACACGGCGGATCGGGAGTCTGCCCGAGATCGTGCGTTCGATCAGGATGCCGACATTCGGTTTCGCGTGAAGCATGATGTGGCCGTGTTCAATCGTCCGTTTCGGCAGGTGGCGGAAGACTATCTCCAGACGCAGCAGCGCCGCGCTGATACGGGCGAGGTTTCCCATGACCGGGTGAAAAATCTCCGAAACGCCTTCAAGAAGGCGCTCGAAGATTATGTTGGCAGCACCCAGATTCACTTGATCGGTCAAGACCGTTGGGCGGGTTATCCGACTTGGCGGCGGGAAAACGGCAAGGGGCGGTTCCGCGAGCATATCAGCGATGCGACAATTCAATTTGAGATGGGCGCGCTCAACGCAGTGATGAACTTCGCCATTACCAAGCGGCTTGTGCCTGCCAGTCACCGTTTTGAAGGCCGACCGAAACTCAAAACCATGCGCCGCGACGAATTCACGATTGAGGAATATCGCAAACTGCACAGCGTCGGGCGCAAATGGATCAGGGCGGCGACCACACCCCAAGGCACTTGGTATCGGACCATGTGCTACAATTTCATGCTCATTATGTGCAACACGGGGATGCGTCCGCCCGAGGCGAAGAATTTGCGTTGGCGCGACATCACACTCGCCAAGGATCGCGACGGGCGCGAGATCGTCGTGATGTTCGTCCAGGGCAAAGGTAAATCACGCAAGCTCGTGGCTCCCAAAAGCGTCGGCGAATATCTCGATCGGGTGCGCGAGCTGTCCAAAGCCACTGCGCCCGATGATGCCGTGTTCACGATCATCAACGGGAAGCCTGCCAAATATCTCTACAGCGACACCGTGCAGGCCTTGCTCGTGGAGGCTGACTTACGCATGGGGCCGAACGGCATCCCGCGTTCGACCTATTGCTTCCGCCACACCTACGCCACCTTCCGGCTTAGCGAGGGTGTGGACGTCTATATCCTGTCAGAACAGATGGGCACCTCGGTCAAGATGATCGAGAACCACTACGGCCATGTGAATACCATCAAGCACGCCGACCGCGTGTTGATGGGCATTGGCGGATGGGAAGCCATGCACGCCGATATGGATGCTGAAGGCGACGTTGAAGAAGCCACCGCCAATGCGCGACAGGCGGCAAAATCGAAACAGTCGGCTCGCCCTGCCCACTTCAAACGCTGACTCCGCATCGCTGATGCCCTTTGGAGCCTTGCGTTTGCGCCGGATATCCGATGCGCCGCTGGCGCTCTTGATCGGGACACCGGCCAAGCGGGTGAAGGAAATAGGTGCGCCGAGCCTCAAGCACCCCTTTGCCCGCGTCTTCACCGCACTTGTCGCCCCTTCGCCGCTGGCGAACTCAAAGGGGTGCAATGCGGTGTCTTTCCACCGGCAGCCGAAAATCTTGGCCGCTTGTGATTGATTGGCTATCGCTTTATCAATCATAATCATGCTATATCATGATTGATAGAAAGGCATCTTATCCATCATGCGCTGGAATTGGCAGCTTCCCGATTGGCCTGAATTCCGCTTCGATGCGGATAGCATCCGTGCGGCAGAAGAGCAGTTCCTGAAAGGCTCCGGCGTTGTCATCGGCGCGCTGCACCACCTAGATGCCGATGCGCGCGATGGCCTGACTGTCGAACTCATATCGCAGGAGGTCGTCGAGAGCTCCGCCATCGAGGGCGAAATTCTCGACCGCGACAGCGTTCAATCGTCGCTGGCCAAGCATCTGGGCTTTGCCACAGATTCGCGCCGTGCAAGTGCGGCGGAGGCCGGTGCCGCCGAGCTCATGGCCGATGTTTACCGGAACCATGCAGCGCCACTCGACGATCAGACGCTATTTGCGTGGCACGCGATGTTGATGAACGGACGCCGGGATATTGCCGATGTCGGGCGCTACCGGACGCATGAGGACGCAATGCAGATCGTTTCAGGGGCGCTCCACGCGCCGCGTGTGCATTTCGAGGCACCGCCATCGGATACCGTGCTACTGGAAATGTCCCGCTTTATCTCGTGGTTCAACGACCGTGCGCCGTCGTCACCGAATCCGCTTCCAGCGATCACCCGTGCCGCGATCTCGCACCTGTGGTTTGAGAGCATCCATCCCTTTGAAGACGGTAATGGCCGGATCGGACGCGCAATTGCTGAAAAGGCGTTGGCGCAAAACCTGTCAGCACCGACGCTGACCGCGCTTGCAGAAACGATCCACCGCCACCGAAAAGCCTATTACGCCGCACTCCAGCTTGGAAGCCAGAGCAATGACATCAATGTCTGGCTCGCATGGTTCGCCGATATTGTCATCGAGGCGCAGGCGCGGACGATCACCCGCATCCGCTTCCTGATCGACAAGACACGGCTGCTTGATCGCTTGCGCGGGGAAATCAACGAACGGCAGGAGAAGGCGCTGCTTCGCTTGTTCCGCGAAGGGCCGGATGGGTTTGAGGGCGGGTTGAGTGCGGGAAATTACCGGACAATTACGGGGGCTGCCCTTGCCACTGCGACACGCGATTTGGCCGATCTTGTCGAGAAGGGCGCGCTGATCCGCACCGGTGAGCGTCGCTATGCTCGTTATCGCCTTGCGGTTGGAGTGGTAGCCGATAAAAGCGCAAGTGAATGACTGAAATAATTACAGATTATCACTCAAAATACTTGGCTAGTGACCTTGTGCGACGGAGATCGTCCGATAGCAGTGAAAAGCTCGCAGTTGCTGTCGCGGGCGCGCAAGTTGATATGAATCCGCATCAAGTGGACGCGGCCTTGTTTGCATTTGCATCGCCACAGTCAAAGGGAGCGCTGCTTGCCGACGAAGTTGGCCTTGGCAAAACTATCGAAGCCGGATTGGTGATTTCGCAACGGTGGGCCGATGCACATTTCTTCCGCGTCAATCAAACAACCCAAATTTGAGCTATTTGCAGGCCGTTCCCGGGGAGCGCTACACCTCCCCTATCAATCGCGACTATGCCATCCGGCATTTCAAACAGCTCGCAGAGCGAAAGTCGGTCAGGCTTTCAAAGCTTATATGGGAAACGATGCGTTTGTTGCCAGAAACGCATCACAAACATGACTGGGCTACATATGAAAACCCCCTTCGAGCAGTGTATCGCAAGAACGAGAGCAATGGTGCGCGCTTTGCCGATTCGTGCCTTGTTCATCAGCTCCGAAATTTTGCATGGGTGCCACAGGGCAAGGCCGAATTCGTAAAGCCAGCGCAGGCTCGATCAGAACTGCTGCCAGAAGGGTTCACCTTCGATGCCGGATGGCCTTGGCTAAAAGCTATCCAGTTTGGAAAGAATATTGAAGCCCAGAGTGCTGCCGACAAGGCACGGGCCGCTGCCGTCGCCGATCGGGAAAAATCACAGAACGAAGCTGCGAAAGCATTGGGCTTTGACGATGCGGAATACGCGCCATGCCAGGCGAAGTGAAAAGGGTGGCTCAAATGCTGAGCGATACGCCTGAGGTCGTCGAAGCGGATCGCGTGACCGGGGCGGACTGTTTTCTGGCGAAATTCGTGGTTAGCGACGTGCAAGAACTTGAAACTGTGGTTGATCGCTTCGTCCCGTTCGCATCGACCGACACGGCTATCATCCAATCGTCAACAGTCGCCCGACGCCTTCCAAAATTATAAAACGTCCCGGTTCGGACTGCGGTGTTGAGGCCAGCTAAGTATATGCCTGCCCTTCGCGTTTAGCACGATCGGAGCCGACGCAAGGGCGGGCCTTGGACGCGATACTGTTATAATGTCCGGAAAGGGGTGGTTTGCTGACTGGCAGGTTCTTGGGACCAGAGGTAGGATAACTGACCTTCATGAGGGCCAAAAGCTTTCGACGGCAGTCGACCCAACTTTGCCACTCATCCGCGCATCGGCAACATTGTTTTGGGCCGCCAGGATCAGCACCTTGAGCATCGCCACCGGATCATAAGCCGGGCGACCGCCCTTCGCTCCGTCCCCGGAGGCCAGCGCCGCAACCAGCGTCGGGCGGAAAACCTCAAAATTGATGATCAGGCCCAGTTCTTCCAGCGGGTCGCC harbors:
- a CDS encoding helix-turn-helix transcriptional regulator — encoded protein: MNAKPQITDGASTDDEALRQVLPPARLLRLPEVMDRVGLRRSAIYLRMSEGRFPKSRSLGPKCAVWVEAEINDWIQSIALNSSRADP
- a CDS encoding HEPN domain-containing protein; translated protein: MVHRYPAGNPLHPEALKEKQRSLRAGFPTPLTLRVHRALSWLRRAVAEDEDQDVRFILLWIGFNAAYAGDVEASASSSAPEGERGLFQTFFSTLVKFDGRHRVYDAVWQRFSQEIRLLLDNRYVYHPFWQHQNGVPGYDDWEQKLERSRTAINYALREHDTVRILSILFDRLYVLRNQLVHGGATWNSDVNRDQVRDGASLLGCLLPIFVDLMMDNPQHEWPMPNYPVVE
- a CDS encoding tyrosine-type recombinase/integrase, with translation MAFIIDKEVLETGLIIFRRGDVEHRNFYCRIKLPKEDRYKTISLHTADRESARDRAFDQDADIRFRVKHDVAVFNRPFRQVAEDYLQTQQRRADTGEVSHDRVKNLRNAFKKALEDYVGSTQIHLIGQDRWAGYPTWRRENGKGRFREHISDATIQFEMGALNAVMNFAITKRLVPASHRFEGRPKLKTMRRDEFTIEEYRKLHSVGRKWIRAATTPQGTWYRTMCYNFMLIMCNTGMRPPEAKNLRWRDITLAKDRDGREIVVMFVQGKGKSRKLVAPKSVGEYLDRVRELSKATAPDDAVFTIINGKPAKYLYSDTVQALLVEADLRMGPNGIPRSTYCFRHTYATFRLSEGVDVYILSEQMGTSVKMIENHYGHVNTIKHADRVLMGIGGWEAMHADMDAEGDVEEATANARQAAKSKQSARPAHFKR
- a CDS encoding Fic family protein yields the protein MRWNWQLPDWPEFRFDADSIRAAEEQFLKGSGVVIGALHHLDADARDGLTVELISQEVVESSAIEGEILDRDSVQSSLAKHLGFATDSRRASAAEAGAAELMADVYRNHAAPLDDQTLFAWHAMLMNGRRDIADVGRYRTHEDAMQIVSGALHAPRVHFEAPPSDTVLLEMSRFISWFNDRAPSSPNPLPAITRAAISHLWFESIHPFEDGNGRIGRAIAEKALAQNLSAPTLTALAETIHRHRKAYYAALQLGSQSNDINVWLAWFADIVIEAQARTITRIRFLIDKTRLLDRLRGEINERQEKALLRLFREGPDGFEGGLSAGNYRTITGAALATATRDLADLVEKGALIRTGERRYARYRLAVGVVADKSASE
- a CDS encoding Lrp/AsnC ligand binding domain-containing protein, with the protein product MPGEVKRVAQMLSDTPEVVEADRVTGADCFLAKFVVSDVQELETVVDRFVPFASTDTAIIQSSTVARRLPKL
- a CDS encoding transposase — its product is MRQAGLFGLSDHLKRLSAYGDPLEELGLIINFEVFRPTLVAALASGDGAKGGRPAYDPVAMLKVLILAAQNNVADARMSGKVGSTAVESFWPS